In Rhipicephalus microplus isolate Deutch F79 chromosome 7, USDA_Rmic, whole genome shotgun sequence, one genomic interval encodes:
- the LOC142767155 gene encoding uncharacterized protein LOC142767155 encodes HVLKLLLCGDIESNPGPDDKVLTAIASLSAKVDSRHAELLAVLNQVQTNQSLLEQKVTDLSSRLATVETMVESYDSGHHIPDLPQAVNTVIRNETTALHSRLDELEDRSRRDNLIFFGIADNVSEGWAQSEKIITDLISQKLDLNLSNEAIQRAHRLGAYVPNKCRPIIVKFQSSKIKDNVFYQRKFQPSKVSVSEDFSRATRQCRKKLHEFGKNSGQPYSLRVNKLYINKTVYVYCHVTDRVCELETREERNNSNIGNASPVTLPAAASLPAPAT; translated from the coding sequence CATGTCCTCAAGTTACTTTTGTGCGGGGATATTGAATCAAACCCAGGACCGGACGATAAGGTGCTGACAGCTATTGCTAGCCTTTCAGCTAAAGTAGACTCGCGTCATGCGGAACTTCTTGCCGTACTTAACCAAGTTCAAACCAATCAATCTTTATTAGAACAGAAAGTAACCGACCTTTCTAGCAGGCTAGCGACAGTTGAGACGATGGTAGAATCATATGATTCGGGTCACCATATTCCTGATCTTCCGCAAGCAGTAAATACAGTCATAAGAAACGAAACGACTGCTCTTCATTCCCGACTTGACGAGTTGGAAGATCGGTCTCGTAGAGATAATTTGATATTTTTTGGCATTGCTGACAATGTTTCTGAAGGTTGGGCGCAGAGTGAAAAAATAATCACTGACCTTATATCTCAAAAACTTGACCTCAACCTATCAAATGAAGCAATACAGCGTGCGCATAGGCTTGGTGCCTATGTTCCCAATAAGTGCCGGCCTATTATTGTTAAATTTCAGTCGTCAAAAATAAAGGATAACGTTTTTTATCAGAGGAAGTTTCAACCCTCTAAGGTGTCAGTTAGTGAAGATTTCTCGAGGGCAACACGACAATGCCGAAAAAAGTTACATGAATTTGGTAAAAACTCTGGACAGCCGTACTCGCTACGAGTAAACAAATTGTATATTAACAAGACTGTCTATGTGTATTGCCATGTTACCGACCGTGTGTGCGAACTTGAGACACGCGAGGAGCGCAACAACAGTAACATTGGTAATGCTTCCCCCGTCACTCTTCCAGCTGCTGCCAGTTTACCCGCCCCAGCAACATAG